From Passer domesticus isolate bPasDom1 chromosome 8, bPasDom1.hap1, whole genome shotgun sequence, a single genomic window includes:
- the NPY4R2 gene encoding neuropeptide Y receptor type 4-2, with translation MNKTRAVNDVFHFLINKNWSSSRSFPMNISNQCMNITDLTVFLATSYSLETVLGIVGNICLIAVIARQKEKANVTNILISNLIISDLFMCLVCLPFTVVYTMMDYWIFGEVMCKMTSFTQCTTVTVSILSLVLIALERHQLIINPTGWRPNTSQAYLGIGVIWTLACLMSLPFLTTSVLSNELYEQLSHFMNFSTDKAICINSWPSEQHKLIYTTTLLLLQYCMPLFFIILCYLRIYLRLQKRKDMFEKSEYSNRAVQLRRINILLASMVVAFAVCWLPLHVFNTIVDWNYKIISPCHHNLIFSLCHLVAMASTCVNPVIYGFLNSNFKKEVKSLILSCQHNSVTASMEEYDHLPLSTMQTEISKGSLMLNCRHNSI, from the coding sequence ATGAATAAGACAAGGGCTGTTAATGATGTTTTTCATTTCCTGATCAACAAGAACTGGAGCTCAAGCCGAAGCTTTCCTATGAACATTTCTAATCAGTGCATGAACATCACTGACCTTACTGTCTTTCTGGCCACCTCTTACAGCTTGGAAACTGTTCTGGGCATTGTGGGAAACATCTGTCTGATTGCTGTCATTGCCAGGCAGAAGGAAAAGGCAAATGTCACCAATATCCTAATTTCCAACTTAATAATTTCAGACTTGTTTATGTGTCTTGTCTGCCTGCCTTTCACCGTTGTTTACACCATGATGGACTACTGGATATTTGGGGAAGTCATGTGCAAAATGACCTCTTTCACTCAGTGCACAACTGTGACAGTGTCAATCCTTTCCCTTGTCCTTATTGCTCTGGAAAGACACCAGCTCATCATAAACCCGACTGGCTGGAGGCCAAATACCTCCCAAGCCTACCTAGGAATCGGAGTGATTTGGACTTTAGCATGTCTCATGTCCCTACCCTTTTTGACCACATCCGTCTTGTCTAATGAGTTGTATGAGCAGCTCTCACACTTCATGAATTTTTCCACTGATAAGGCAATATGTATCAACTCGTGGCCTTCTGAGCAGCACAAACTTATCTACACTACCACTTTACTGCTCCTGCAATATTGCATGcctctgttcttcattatcctTTGCTACCTGCGTATCTACTTACgcctgcagaagagaaaggacATGTTTGAGAAGAGCGAGTACAGCAACCGAGCAGTCCAGCTGAGAAGGATAAACATCTTGCTAGCATCCATGGTTGTTGCTTTTGCTGTTTGCTGGCTACCACTGCATGTTTTCAACACCATCGTGGACTGGAATTACAAAATCATTTCGCCTTGCCACCACAACCTGATCTTCTCATTGTGCCACCTGGTAGCTATGGCTTCTACCTGTGTCAACCCTGTTATCTATGGTTTCCTAAACAGCAATTTCAAAAAAGAAGTGAAGTCACTGATTCTGAGCTGCCAGCATAATTCAGTAACTGCCTCAATGGAAGAATATGATCATTTGCCTTTATCCACCATGCAGACTGAAATTTCCAAGGGGTCACTGATGTTGAACTGCAGACACAATTCTATCTAA